A section of the Helicobacter pylori genome encodes:
- the uvrC gene encoding excinuclease ABC subunit UvrC, with the protein MADLLSSLKNLSNSSGVYQYFDKNRQLLYIGKAKNLKKRIKSYFSIRNNEITPNHRTSLRIQMMVKQIAFLETILVENEQDALILENSLIKQLKPKYNILLRDDKTYPYIYMDFSTDFPIPLITRKILKQPGVKYFGPFTSGAKDILDSLYELLPLVQKKNCIKDKKACMFYQIERCKAPCENKITKEEYLKIAKECLEMIENKDKLIKELELKMERLSNNLRFEEALIYRDRIAKIQKIAPFTCMDLAKLYDLDIFAFYGASNKAVLVKMFMRGGKIISSAFEKIHSLNGFDTDEAMKQAIINHYQSHLPLMPEQILLSACSNEVLKELQEFISHQYSKKIALSIPKKGDKLALIEIAMKNAQEIFSQEKTSNEDLILEEARSLFNLECVPYRVEIFDASHHANSQCVGGMVVYENNAFQKNSYRRYHLKGSNEYDQMSELLTRRALDFAKEPPPNLWVIDGGRAQLNIALEILKSSGSFVEVIAISKEKRDSKAYRSKGGAKDIIHTPNNTFKLIPSDKRLQWVQKLRDESHRYAINFHRSTKLKNMKQIALLKEKGIGEASVKKLLDYFGSFEAIEKASEQEKNAVLKKRI; encoded by the coding sequence ATGGCTGATTTATTGTCCAGTTTGAAAAACCTTTCTAATAGTAGTGGCGTGTATCAATATTTTGATAAAAACCGCCAATTACTCTATATCGGTAAAGCGAAAAACTTAAAAAAGCGCATCAAAAGCTATTTTTCTATCCGCAATAATGAAATCACGCCCAATCATCGCACAAGCTTACGCATCCAAATGATGGTCAAACAAATCGCTTTTTTAGAAACCATTTTAGTGGAAAACGAGCAAGACGCTTTGATTTTAGAAAATTCTTTAATCAAGCAGCTCAAGCCCAAATACAACATTCTTTTAAGAGATGATAAAACTTACCCTTATATTTACATGGATTTTTCCACTGATTTCCCTATCCCTTTAATCACACGAAAAATTTTAAAACAGCCTGGCGTTAAATATTTTGGCCCTTTTACGAGCGGGGCTAAGGATATTTTAGACAGCTTGTATGAATTGCTCCCGTTAGTTCAAAAGAAAAATTGCATCAAAGATAAAAAGGCATGCATGTTTTATCAAATAGAGCGTTGTAAAGCCCCATGCGAGAATAAAATCACCAAAGAAGAGTATTTGAAAATCGCTAAAGAATGTTTAGAAATGATTGAAAATAAAGACAAACTCATCAAAGAGCTTGAATTAAAAATGGAGCGCCTTTCTAATAACTTGCGTTTTGAAGAAGCCCTCATTTATAGGGACAGGATTGCAAAAATCCAAAAAATCGCCCCTTTCACTTGCATGGATTTAGCCAAACTCTACGATTTGGATATTTTTGCTTTTTATGGCGCAAGCAATAAGGCGGTGTTAGTGAAAATGTTCATGCGCGGGGGTAAAATCATTTCTTCAGCGTTTGAAAAAATCCACTCCCTCAATGGGTTTGACACTGATGAAGCGATGAAACAAGCCATTATCAACCATTACCAATCGCATTTGCCTTTGATGCCTGAACAAATCTTATTGAGTGCTTGCTCTAATGAAGTGCTTAAAGAATTGCAAGAATTTATCTCTCATCAATATTCTAAAAAAATCGCTCTTAGCATTCCTAAAAAAGGCGATAAGCTCGCTTTAATAGAAATCGCTATGAAAAACGCTCAAGAGATTTTTAGCCAGGAAAAAACCTCTAATGAAGATCTGATTTTAGAAGAAGCGCGATCACTTTTCAATTTAGAGTGCGTGCCTTATAGGGTGGAAATCTTTGATGCAAGCCACCATGCCAACAGCCAATGCGTGGGGGGAATGGTCGTGTATGAAAATAACGCCTTCCAAAAAAACTCTTATCGGCGCTACCATTTAAAAGGCTCTAACGAATACGATCAAATGAGCGAATTGCTCACCAGAAGGGCTTTAGACTTTGCCAAAGAGCCACCGCCTAATTTGTGGGTGATAGATGGAGGGAGGGCGCAATTAAACATCGCTTTAGAAATTTTAAAAAGCAGTGGGAGTTTTGTAGAAGTGATCGCTATTTCTAAAGAAAAAAGGGATTCTAAAGCTTATCGCTCTAAAGGGGGTGCTAAAGACATTATCCATACGCCTAACAATACTTTTAAATTGATCCCTAGCGACAAACGCTTGCAGTGGGTGCAAAAATTGCGCGATGAAAGCCACCGGTATGCGATAAACTTCCACAGATCCACTAAACTTAAAAACATGAAACAAATCGCTCTTTTAAAAGAAAAGGGCATAGGAGAAGCCAGCGTGAAAAAATTGTTGGATTATTTTGGGAGTTTTGAAGCGATAGAAAAAGCGAGCGAGCAGGAAAAAAACGCCGTTTTAAAAAAACGAATTTAA
- a CDS encoding homoserine dehydrogenase → MKKRLNIGLVGLGCVGSAVAKILQENQEIIKDRAGVEIKIKKAVVRDVKKHKGYAFEISDDLESLIEDKEIDIVVELMGGVEAPYLLAKKTLAKQKAFVTANKAMLAYHRYELEQIAKNTPIGFEASVCGGIPIIKALKDGLSANHILSFKGILNGTSNYILSQMFKNQASFKDALKDAQHLGYAELNPEFDIKGIDAAHKLLILASLAYGIDAKLEEILIEGIEKIEPDDMEFAKEFGYSIKLLGIAKKHPDCIELRVHPSMIKNECMLSKVDGVMNAISVIGDKVGETLYYGAGAGGEPTASAVISDIIEIARKKSSLMLGFETPQKLPLKPKEEIQCAYYARLLVSDEKGVFSQISAILAQNDISLNNVLQKEIPHSNKAKILFSTHTTNEKSMLNALKELENLQSVLDTPKMIRLEN, encoded by the coding sequence ATGAAAAAAAGATTGAATATAGGGCTTGTGGGTTTAGGGTGTGTGGGGAGCGCGGTCGCTAAAATCTTACAAGAAAATCAAGAAATCATTAAAGACAGGGCCGGTGTGGAAATTAAAATTAAAAAAGCGGTGGTGCGAGATGTGAAAAAGCACAAAGGCTATGCTTTTGAAATCAGTGATGATTTAGAAAGCTTGATAGAAGATAAAGAAATTGATATTGTTGTGGAGCTTATGGGTGGGGTTGAAGCGCCTTATCTTTTAGCTAAAAAAACTTTAGCCAAACAAAAAGCCTTCGTTACAGCCAATAAAGCCATGTTAGCGTATCACCGCTATGAATTAGAGCAAATCGCTAAAAACACCCCCATAGGCTTTGAAGCGAGCGTGTGCGGAGGTATCCCTATTATCAAGGCTTTAAAAGACGGCTTGAGCGCTAATCATATCCTTTCTTTTAAAGGGATTTTAAACGGCACGAGCAATTACATTTTAAGCCAGATGTTTAAAAATCAAGCGAGCTTTAAGGACGCTTTGAAAGACGCGCAGCATTTAGGCTATGCGGAATTGAACCCTGAATTTGACATTAAAGGCATTGATGCGGCGCACAAATTGTTGATTTTAGCGTCTTTAGCGTATGGCATTGACGCGAAATTAGAAGAAATCTTGATTGAAGGCATTGAAAAAATAGAGCCAGACGACATGGAGTTTGCTAAAGAGTTTGGTTATAGCATTAAACTTTTAGGCATCGCTAAAAAACACCCAGATTGCATTGAATTAAGGGTGCATCCAAGTATGATTAAAAACGAATGCATGCTTTCTAAAGTGGATGGGGTGATGAACGCTATCAGCGTTATAGGGGATAAGGTGGGCGAAACTTTGTATTATGGGGCTGGGGCTGGGGGAGAGCCTACCGCAAGCGCGGTCATTAGCGATATTATAGAAATCGCAAGGAAAAAAAGCTCTCTAATGCTAGGCTTTGAAACCCCTCAAAAACTCCCCCTAAAACCTAAAGAAGAAATCCAATGCGCTTATTATGCACGCTTGTTAGTGAGCGATGAAAAAGGGGTTTTTTCTCAAATCAGCGCGATTTTAGCCCAAAATGATATTTCGCTCAACAATGTTTTGCAAAAAGAAATCCCGCATTCCAACAAGGCTAAAATCTTATTTTCCACGCACACCACCAACGAAAAATCTATGCTGAACGCCCTTAAAGAGCTTGAAAATTTACAAAGCGTGTTGGATACCCCTAAAATGATCCGTTTGGAAAATTGA
- a CDS encoding YraN family protein, with translation MRFLNNKHREKGLKAEEEACGFLKTLGFEMVERNFFSQFGEIDIIALKKGVLHFIEVKSGENFDPIYAITPSKLKKMIKTIRCYLSQKDPNSDFCIDALIVKNGKFELLENITF, from the coding sequence ATGCGTTTTTTAAACAACAAACATAGAGAAAAAGGCTTAAAGGCTGAAGAAGAAGCTTGCGGATTTTTAAAAACGCTGGGTTTTGAAATGGTGGAGAGGAACTTTTTTTCACAATTTGGCGAAATTGATATTATCGCTTTGAAAAAAGGGGTTTTGCATTTCATTGAAGTCAAAAGCGGGGAAAATTTTGATCCCATTTATGCGATCACGCCGAGCAAATTGAAAAAGATGATTAAAACGATCCGCTGTTATTTGTCTCAAAAAGATCCCAATAGCGATTTTTGCATTGACGCTCTTATTGTGAAAAATGGTAAATTTGAGCTTTTAGAAAATATCACTTTTTAG
- the trxA gene encoding thioredoxin produces MSHYIELTEENFESTIKKGVALVDFWAPWCGPCKMLSPVIDELASEYEGKAKICKVNTDEQEELSAKFGIRSIPTLLFTKDGEVVHQLVGVQTKVALKEQLNKLLG; encoded by the coding sequence ATGAGTCACTATATTGAATTAACTGAAGAAAATTTTGAAAGCACCATTAAAAAAGGGGTTGCGTTAGTGGATTTTTGGGCGCCATGGTGTGGTCCTTGTAAGATGCTATCCCCTGTGATTGATGAATTAGCTAGCGAATATGAAGGTAAGGCTAAGATTTGTAAAGTCAATACCGATGAGCAAGAAGAATTGAGTGCGAAATTTGGGATTAGAAGTATTCCTACGCTTTTATTCACAAAAGATGGCGAAGTAGTCCATCAGTTGGTGGGCGTGCAAACTAAAGTTGCTTTAAAAGAGCAATTGAACAAACTTTTAGGCTAA
- the trxB gene encoding thioredoxin-disulfide reductase, with translation MIDCAIIGGGPAGLSAGLYATRGGVKNAVLFEKGMPGGQITGSSEIENYPGVKEVVSGLDFMQPWQEQCFRFGLKHEMTAIQRVSKKDSHFVILAEDGKTFEAKSVIIATGGSPKRTGIKGESEYWGKGVSTCATCDGFFYKNKEVAVLGGGDTAVEEAIYLANICKKVYLIHRRDGFRCAPITLEHAKNNDKIEFLTPYVVEEIKGDASGVSSLSIKNTATNEKRELVVPGFFIFVGYDVNNAVLKQEDGSMLCKCDEYGSIVVDFSMKTDVQGLFAAGDIRIFAPKQVVCAASDGATAALSVISYLEHH, from the coding sequence ATGATAGATTGTGCGATTATTGGAGGTGGTCCTGCAGGTTTGAGCGCGGGGCTTTACGCCACTAGAGGCGGTGTTAAAAACGCCGTTTTATTTGAAAAAGGAATGCCTGGAGGGCAAATCACTGGCAGTAGTGAGATTGAAAACTATCCGGGCGTTAAGGAAGTGGTGAGCGGGTTGGATTTCATGCAACCATGGCAAGAGCAATGTTTTCGCTTTGGCTTAAAACATGAAATGACCGCTATTCAAAGGGTTTCTAAAAAAGACTCTCATTTTGTTATTTTGGCAGAAGATGGCAAGACTTTTGAAGCTAAGAGCGTGATTATCGCTACCGGTGGTAGCCCTAAACGCACAGGCATCAAGGGCGAGTCAGAATATTGGGGTAAAGGCGTTAGCACTTGCGCGACATGCGATGGCTTCTTTTACAAAAATAAAGAAGTAGCGGTGCTTGGTGGAGGCGATACCGCCGTAGAAGAGGCGATTTATCTGGCCAATATCTGCAAAAAAGTCTATCTCATCCACAGAAGAGATGGTTTTAGGTGTGCGCCTATCACTTTAGAACATGCCAAAAACAATGATAAGATTGAGTTTTTAACCCCTTATGTGGTGGAAGAAATCAAGGGCGATGCTTCTGGCGTGTCTTCTTTAAGCATTAAAAACACAGCCACTAACGAAAAAAGAGAATTAGTCGTGCCGGGGTTTTTTATTTTTGTGGGTTATGATGTGAATAACGCCGTGTTGAAACAAGAAGACGGCTCTATGCTATGCAAATGCGATGAATACGGATCTATAGTCGTGGATTTTTCCATGAAAACGGATGTTCAAGGCTTGTTTGCGGCAGGAGATATTCGCATTTTTGCCCCTAAGCAAGTGGTTTGCGCGGCAAGCGATGGCGCTACGGCAGCCTTAAGCGTGATTTCTTATTTAGAACACCATTAA
- a CDS encoding glycosyltransferase family 25 protein yields the protein MRVFIISLNQKVCDKFGLVFRDTTTLLNSINATHHQAQIFDAIYSKTFEGGLHPLVKKHLHPYFITQNIKDMGITTSLISEVSKFYYALKYHAKFMSLGELGCYASHYSLWEKCIELNEAICILEDDITLKEDFKEGLDFLEKHIQELGYIRLMHLLYDASVKSEPLSHKNHEIQERVGIIKAYSHGVGTQGYVITPKIAKVFLKHSRKWVVPVDTIMDATFIHGVKNLVLQPFVIADDEQISTIARKEEPYSPKIALMRELHFKYLKYWQFV from the coding sequence TTGCGTGTTTTTATCATTTCTTTAAATCAAAAAGTGTGCGATAAATTTGGTTTGGTTTTTAGAGACACCACGACTTTACTCAATAGCATCAATGCTACCCACCACCAAGCGCAAATTTTTGATGCGATTTATTCTAAAACTTTTGAAGGCGGGTTGCACCCCTTAGTGAAAAAGCATTTACACCCTTATTTCATCACGCAAAATATCAAAGACATGGGGATTACAACCAGTCTCATCAGTGAGGTTTCTAAGTTTTATTACGCTTTAAAATACCATGCGAAGTTTATGAGCTTGGGGGAGCTTGGGTGCTATGCGAGCCATTATTCCTTGTGGGAAAAATGCATAGAGCTCAATGAAGCGATCTGTATTTTAGAAGACGATATAACCTTGAAAGAGGATTTTAAAGAGGGCTTGGATTTTTTAGAAAAACACATCCAAGAGTTAGGTTATATCCGCTTGATGCATTTATTGTATGATGCCAGCGTGAAAAGTGAGCCATTGAGCCATAAAAACCACGAGATACAAGAGCGTGTGGGGATCATTAAAGCTTATAGTCATGGGGTGGGGACGCAAGGCTATGTAATCACGCCCAAGATTGCCAAAGTTTTTTTGAAACACAGCCGAAAATGGGTTGTTCCTGTGGATACGATAATGGACGCTACTTTTATCCATGGCGTGAAAAATCTGGTGTTACAACCTTTTGTGATCGCTGATGATGAGCAAATCTCTACGATAGCGCGAAAAGAAGAACCCTATAGCCCTAAAATCGCTTTAATGAGAGAACTCCATTTCAAATATTTGAAATATTGGCAGTTTGTATAA
- a CDS encoding RNA-binding protein, with the protein MKNIYVGNLVYSATSEQVKELFSQFGKVFNVKLIYDRETKKPKGFGFVEMQEEGVREAIAKLDNTDFMGRTIRVTEANPKKS; encoded by the coding sequence TTGAAAAACATTTATGTAGGGAATTTGGTTTATAGCGCTACCAGTGAGCAAGTCAAGGAGCTTTTCAGCCAATTTGGCAAGGTGTTTAATGTCAAGCTGATTTATGACAGAGAAACAAAAAAACCTAAAGGTTTTGGCTTTGTGGAAATGCAAGAAGAGGGCGTTAGGGAAGCGATTGCTAAATTGGATAATACGGATTTTATGGGCAGAACGATTAGGGTAACCGAAGCCAATCCTAAAAAGTCTTAA
- a CDS encoding F0F1 ATP synthase subunit A — translation MEHRVFTIANFFSSNHDFITGFFVVLTAVLMFFISLGASRKMQMVPMGLQNVYESIISAILSVAKDIIGEELARKYFPLAGTIALYVFFSNMIGIIPGFESPTASWSFTLVLALIVFFYYHFEGIRVQGFFKYFAHFAGPVKWLAPFMFPIEIISHFSRIVSLSFRLFGNIKGDDMFLLIMLLLVPWAVPVAPFMVLFFMGILQAFVFMILTYVYLAGAVLTDEGH, via the coding sequence ATGGAACACAGAGTATTTACTATTGCTAATTTTTTTAGCTCCAATCATGATTTTATCACCGGGTTTTTTGTCGTTTTGACAGCGGTTTTGATGTTTTTCATTTCGCTTGGCGCGTCGCGCAAAATGCAGATGGTGCCTATGGGTTTGCAGAATGTGTATGAGAGCATCATTAGCGCGATTTTGAGCGTGGCTAAGGATATTATAGGCGAAGAATTAGCCCGCAAATACTTCCCCCTAGCAGGCACGATCGCTTTGTATGTCTTTTTTTCCAACATGATAGGCATCATTCCTGGTTTTGAATCCCCTACGGCTAGCTGGAGCTTTACGCTGGTTTTAGCGCTGATTGTGTTTTTTTATTACCATTTTGAAGGCATTAGAGTGCAGGGCTTTTTTAAGTATTTCGCTCATTTTGCAGGCCCTGTGAAGTGGCTCGCCCCTTTCATGTTCCCTATTGAGATCATCTCGCATTTTTCTAGGATCGTGTCTTTATCGTTTCGTTTGTTTGGGAATATCAAGGGCGATGACATGTTCTTGCTCATCATGCTTTTATTAGTGCCTTGGGCGGTTCCTGTAGCGCCCTTTATGGTTTTGTTTTTTATGGGGATTTTACAAGCTTTTGTTTTTATGATCCTCACTTATGTGTATTTGGCAGGGGCTGTTTTAACTGATGAAGGGCATTAA
- the guaB gene encoding IMP dehydrogenase: MRILQRALTFEDVLMVPRKSSVLPKDVSLKSRLTKNIRLNIPFISAAMDTVTEHKTAIAMARLGGIGIVHKNMDIQTQVKEITKVKKSESGVINDPIFIHAHRTLADAKVITDNYKISGVPVVDDKGLLIGILTNRDVRFETDLSKKVGDVMTKMPLVTAHVSISLEEARDLMHKHKIEKLPIVDKDNVLKGLITIKDIQKRIEYPDANKDDFGRLRVGAAIGVGQLDRAEMLVKAGVDALVLDSAHGHSANILHTLEEIKKSLVVDVIVGNVVTKEATSDLISAGADAIKVGIGPGSICTTRIVAGVGMPQVSAIDNCVEVASKFDIPVIADGGIRYSGDVAKALALGASSVMIGSLLAGTEESPGDFMIYQGRQYKSYRGMGSIGAMTKGSSDRYFQEGVASEKLVPEGIEGRVPYRGKVSDMIFQLVGGVRSSMGYQGAKNILELYQNAEFVEITSAGLKESHVHGVDITKEAPNYYG, translated from the coding sequence ATGAGAATTTTACAAAGGGCTTTGACTTTTGAAGACGTGTTGATGGTGCCTAGAAAATCTAGCGTTTTACCTAAAGATGTGAGCTTAAAATCTCGCTTAACTAAAAACATTCGTTTGAATATCCCTTTTATTAGTGCGGCTATGGATACGGTTACAGAGCATAAAACCGCTATCGCTATGGCGCGCCTTGGGGGTATTGGCATCGTGCATAAAAACATGGATATTCAAACGCAAGTCAAAGAAATCACTAAAGTTAAAAAAAGCGAGAGCGGGGTGATTAATGATCCTATTTTTATCCATGCGCACAGGACGCTAGCGGACGCTAAAGTCATAACGGATAATTACAAGATTTCAGGCGTGCCTGTGGTAGATGATAAGGGGTTGTTGATTGGGATTTTAACCAACAGAGATGTGCGCTTTGAAACCGATTTGAGTAAAAAAGTGGGCGATGTGATGACTAAAATGCCTTTAGTTACCGCTCATGTGAGCATTAGTTTGGAAGAGGCTAGGGACTTGATGCACAAGCATAAGATTGAAAAATTGCCCATTGTGGATAAGGATAATGTTTTAAAAGGCTTGATTACGATTAAGGACATTCAAAAACGCATTGAATACCCTGATGCCAATAAAGATGATTTTGGGAGGTTGAGAGTGGGGGCGGCTATTGGAGTGGGGCAGTTGGATAGGGCTGAAATGTTAGTTAAAGCTGGGGTGGATGCGTTGGTGTTAGACAGCGCACATGGGCATTCAGCTAATATTTTACACACTTTAGAAGAGATTAAAAAAAGCTTGGTGGTGGATGTGATTGTGGGGAATGTGGTAACTAAAGAAGCCACAAGCGATTTGATTAGCGCGGGAGCGGACGCTATTAAAGTGGGTATTGGGCCAGGAAGCATTTGCACCACTAGGATTGTGGCTGGGGTGGGAATGCCTCAAGTGAGCGCGATTGATAATTGCGTAGAAGTGGCGTCTAAATTTGATATTCCTGTGATTGCAGATGGAGGGATCCGCTATTCAGGCGATGTGGCTAAGGCTCTGGCTTTGGGGGCATCAAGCGTGATGATAGGCTCTTTACTCGCTGGCACAGAAGAATCACCGGGGGATTTTATGATCTATCAAGGGAGGCAATATAAAAGCTATAGGGGAATGGGCAGCATTGGGGCTATGACAAAAGGGAGTTCTGATCGGTATTTTCAAGAGGGCGTGGCGAGTGAAAAATTAGTCCCAGAAGGCATTGAGGGGCGTGTGCCTTATCGTGGTAAGGTTTCGGATATGATTTTCCAATTAGTGGGGGGCGTGCGCTCTTCTATGGGGTATCAGGGGGCGAAAAATATTTTGGAATTGTATCAAAACGCTGAATTTGTAGAAATCACTAGCGCGGGGTTAAAAGAAAGCCATGTGCATGGCGTGGATATTACTAAAGAAGCCCCTAATTATTATGGGTGA
- the gatA gene encoding Asp-tRNA(Asn)/Glu-tRNA(Gln) amidotransferase subunit GatA: MITLKQALSLSQDELETLKNEIDAKVRASDLNAYIKAPSLNGASAKGVPILIKDNISVKGWEVTCSSKILEGYIAPYHASVIENLHQNSMAGFGLSNMDEFAMGSTTESSCHGITKNPRDKNRVPGGSSGGSAAAVAGGLAVAALGSDTGGSIRQPASYCGCVGLKPTYGRVSRYGLIAYCSSFDQIGPITQNVEDASILFDAISGHDSKDSTSANLKPTQTFKNLNREKRFKIAILRDHIKDASNEVQLAYENTLKALKEMGHEIVEKKMLDSHYQISIYYIISMAEASSNLARFDGVRYGRRAQNIKDLKELYLKSRAEGFGDEVKRRIMLGNFVLSSGYYDAYYLKAQQMRLMIKEQYNKIFEEVDLIFTPVAPTSAHLFNHHASPLEMYLSDIYTIGANLSGLPALSLPVAKDPLGLPIGMQFIAKAFDEQSLLDVSYALEQELDLKLD, translated from the coding sequence ATGATCACTTTAAAACAAGCCCTTTCTTTATCCCAAGATGAATTAGAAACCCTTAAAAACGAAATTGACGCTAAGGTTAGAGCTTCAGATTTGAACGCTTATATTAAAGCCCCTAGCCTTAATGGCGCTAGCGCTAAGGGTGTGCCAATCCTTATTAAAGACAATATCAGCGTTAAGGGGTGGGAAGTTACTTGCTCCAGTAAGATTTTAGAAGGCTATATCGCTCCCTATCATGCGAGCGTGATTGAAAACTTGCACCAAAACAGCATGGCAGGGTTTGGGCTTTCTAACATGGACGAGTTTGCGATGGGAAGCACCACGGAGTCTAGTTGCCATGGGATCACTAAAAACCCACGAGATAAAAACAGAGTGCCTGGAGGGAGTAGCGGAGGAAGTGCAGCAGCTGTGGCTGGTGGCTTAGCGGTGGCGGCTTTAGGGAGCGATACGGGCGGGTCTATCAGGCAGCCGGCGAGTTATTGCGGGTGCGTGGGGTTAAAACCCACTTATGGGAGGGTGAGCCGTTATGGTTTGATTGCGTATTGTTCTAGTTTTGATCAAATCGGGCCTATCACGCAAAATGTGGAAGACGCTTCTATTTTATTTGACGCCATTAGCGGGCATGATAGCAAGGACTCCACGAGCGCGAATCTCAAACCCACGCAAACCTTTAAAAACCTTAATAGAGAAAAACGCTTTAAAATCGCTATTTTAAGAGATCACATTAAAGATGCGAGCAATGAAGTGCAACTCGCTTATGAAAACACCCTTAAAGCCTTGAAAGAAATGGGGCATGAGATTGTGGAAAAAAAGATGTTGGATTCGCATTATCAAATCTCTATTTATTATATTATCAGCATGGCTGAAGCGAGTTCGAATCTGGCCAGATTTGATGGGGTTCGTTACGGGAGGAGGGCTCAAAACATTAAAGATTTGAAAGAGTTGTATCTCAAAAGCCGCGCTGAAGGTTTTGGCGATGAGGTGAAACGGCGTATCATGTTAGGGAATTTTGTCTTAAGCAGCGGGTATTATGACGCTTATTATTTGAAAGCCCAACAAATGCGTTTGATGATTAAAGAGCAATACAACAAGATTTTTGAAGAAGTGGATTTGATTTTCACCCCTGTAGCTCCCACGAGTGCCCACTTATTCAATCACCATGCAAGCCCTTTAGAAATGTATTTGAGCGATATTTACACGATTGGGGCGAATTTGAGTGGTTTGCCGGCGCTTTCCTTGCCGGTCGCTAAAGATCCTTTAGGCTTGCCCATAGGGATGCAATTCATTGCTAAGGCTTTTGATGAGCAAAGCCTTTTAGATGTTTCTTACGCTTTAGAGCAGGAATTAGATTTAAAATTAGATTAA
- the coaE gene encoding dephospho-CoA kinase (Dephospho-CoA kinase (CoaE) performs the final step in coenzyme A biosynthesis.) gives MILKNAIALTGGIGTGKSTTIKILESQGYEILDADKIAHQLLQEHRLEIAQHFGSDILEKDILNRKKLGAIVFKDPNKLKWLEDFLHPLIRECMLKKAYELEKNYQAYFLDIPLFFEVGGKKRYPVSRVVLIYAPRALQIERLLERDKLKESEILQRLSCQMDIEQKRAMSDYIIDNSSSLKDLNKQVERFLKTLL, from the coding sequence ATGATCTTAAAAAACGCTATCGCTCTCACAGGGGGGATAGGCACCGGTAAAAGCACCACCATTAAAATATTAGAATCGCAAGGCTATGAAATTTTAGATGCGGATAAGATCGCCCACCAATTATTGCAAGAGCATCGGTTAGAAATCGCCCAACATTTTGGATCAGATATTTTAGAAAAAGATATTTTAAACAGGAAAAAACTTGGCGCGATCGTGTTTAAAGACCCTAATAAATTAAAATGGCTAGAGGATTTTTTACACCCCTTAATCCGTGAATGCATGCTTAAAAAAGCCTATGAATTAGAAAAGAATTATCAAGCGTATTTTTTAGACATCCCTTTGTTTTTTGAAGTGGGGGGTAAAAAACGCTATCCTGTGAGTAGGGTGGTTTTAATCTATGCGCCTAGGGCTTTACAAATTGAGCGCCTTTTAGAGCGAGACAAACTCAAAGAATCTGAGATTTTGCAGCGCTTATCTTGTCAAATGGATATAGAGCAAAAACGCGCCATGAGCGATTACATTATAGACAACAGCTCCAGTTTAAAAGATTTAAATAAGCAGGTTGAACGCTTTTTAAAAACGCTCTTATAA
- a CDS encoding spermidine synthase, with amino-acid sequence MWITQEITPYLRKEYTIEAKLLDVRSEHNILEIFKSKDFGEIAMLNRQLLFKNFLHIESELLAHIGGCTKKELKEVLIVDGFDLELAHQLFKYDTHIDFVQADEKILDSFISFFPHFHEVKNNKNFTHAKQLLDLDIKKYDLILCLQEPDVHKVDGLKRMLKEDGVFISVAKHPLLEHVSMQNALKNMGDFFPVAMPFVVPLRILSNKGYIYASFKTHPLKDLMTPKIEALKSVRYYNEDIHRAAFALPKNLQEVFEDNIKS; translated from the coding sequence ATGTGGATCACCCAAGAAATCACGCCGTATTTGCGTAAAGAATACACCATAGAAGCGAAATTATTAGATGTTAGAAGCGAGCATAATATCTTAGAGATTTTTAAATCTAAGGATTTTGGTGAAATTGCGATGCTTAACCGCCAGTTATTATTCAAGAATTTTTTGCATATTGAAAGCGAGTTGCTCGCTCATATAGGGGGTTGCACCAAGAAAGAGCTTAAAGAAGTTTTGATTGTGGATGGGTTTGATTTGGAATTAGCCCACCAGCTTTTTAAATACGACACGCATATAGATTTTGTGCAAGCGGATGAAAAGATTTTGGACAGCTTCATTAGTTTTTTCCCCCATTTCCATGAAGTGAAAAACAACAAGAATTTCACGCACGCTAAACAACTTTTAGATTTAGACATTAAAAAATACGATTTGATTCTTTGCTTGCAAGAGCCGGATGTTCATAAAGTGGATGGTTTAAAAAGAATGCTTAAAGAAGATGGGGTGTTTATTTCGGTAGCCAAACACCCGTTATTAGAGCATGTGAGCATGCAAAACGCCCTTAAAAACATGGGCGACTTTTTTCCTGTTGCCATGCCTTTTGTAGTGCCTTTAAGGATTTTAAGCAATAAGGGTTATATTTACGCTTCTTTTAAAACCCACCCCTTAAAAGATCTAATGACGCCAAAAATAGAAGCGCTAAAAAGCGTGAGGTATTATAACGAAGACATTCATAGGGCCGCATTCGCTTTGCCTAAAAATTTACAAGAAGTCTTTGAAGACAATATCAAATCTTAA